A genomic window from Deltaproteobacteria bacterium includes:
- a CDS encoding redoxin domain-containing protein, which produces MNQTVGSKFPDLALDDHNGKELKLSEITEGKFPLIVVFYRGYW; this is translated from the coding sequence ATGAACCAAACCGTCGGATCGAAGTTCCCGGATCTGGCTCTCGACGACCACAACGGCAAGGAGCTGAAGCTGTCCGAGATCACCGAGGGCAAGTTCCCGCTCATCGTGGTGTTCTACCGGGGCTATTGGTGA
- a CDS encoding mandelate racemase/muconate lactonizing enzyme family protein: protein MKITAIDIHPLRIPLKGVFRNAHDVKTHQDSIVVRVCTDEGPAGLGNVDPDPGHSEESFAEILKAVRMLAPGLVGRDPLNIAAALDLMERALPRHLDAKAALEMALFDLKGKALDQPVHSLLGGRLRDEVRLNGWIGMLAPDEAARDAMGWRDAGFRSVKIKLGSGVEADRDRVAAVRGAVGPEMQLRVDANEAYGVDESIRLGRALAPLDVALLEQPVARSDYAGLARVRRAVDMPVMADEAIVGPETLVEVIRKEAADIVKVKVMKQGGITRTVRMVDMAEAAGIRCVIGHGFGLTLNTLAELHVAASCANVMEGCESVGPLKMGGDVVTRPLDESGGRVSVPDAPGLGAEVDSSELERWSAPAPTILQGGTS, encoded by the coding sequence ATGAAGATTACCGCCATCGACATTCACCCCCTGCGGATTCCGCTGAAGGGCGTGTTCCGCAACGCCCACGACGTCAAGACCCACCAGGACAGCATCGTGGTGCGCGTGTGCACGGACGAGGGTCCGGCCGGTCTGGGCAACGTCGATCCCGATCCCGGCCACTCCGAGGAGAGCTTCGCCGAGATCCTGAAGGCGGTGCGGATGCTGGCGCCGGGCCTTGTGGGTCGCGATCCCTTGAACATTGCCGCGGCACTGGATCTCATGGAGCGCGCCCTGCCGCGCCATCTGGACGCCAAGGCCGCGCTGGAGATGGCGCTTTTCGACCTCAAGGGCAAGGCGCTGGACCAGCCGGTGCACTCGCTTTTGGGAGGACGGCTCCGGGACGAGGTGCGGCTCAACGGCTGGATCGGCATGCTGGCGCCGGACGAGGCCGCGCGGGACGCGATGGGCTGGCGCGATGCCGGTTTTCGCTCGGTGAAGATCAAGCTGGGCTCGGGGGTGGAAGCCGACCGCGACCGCGTGGCGGCGGTACGCGGCGCCGTCGGACCGGAGATGCAACTGCGGGTGGACGCCAACGAGGCTTACGGCGTGGACGAGTCCATCCGGCTTGGCAGGGCGCTGGCGCCCCTGGACGTGGCGCTGCTGGAACAGCCCGTGGCCCGGTCGGACTACGCGGGTCTGGCGCGGGTGCGGCGCGCCGTCGACATGCCGGTGATGGCGGATGAAGCCATTGTCGGCCCCGAAACCCTGGTGGAGGTGATCCGGAAGGAAGCCGCCGACATCGTCAAGGTCAAGGTGATGAAGCAGGGCGGCATCACCCGCACCGTGCGCATGGTGGACATGGCCGAGGCCGCGGGCATCCGCTGCGTCATCGGCCACGGTTTCGGTCTGACCCTCAACACGCTGGCGGAGCTGCACGTGGCCGCAAGCTGCGCCAACGTCATGGAAGGCTGCGAGTCGGTGGGTCCGCTCAAGATGGGCGGGGACGTGGTGACCCGGCCGCTCGACGAGAGCGGAGGAAGGGTCTCGGTCCCGGACGCGCCGGGACTCGGCGCCGAAGTCGATTCATCGGAGTTGGAGCGCTGGAGCGCGCCCGCGCCAACGATACTTCAAGGAGGTACATCATGA
- a CDS encoding oxaloacetate decarboxylase, whose translation MSTAARLREAMAEDGCLSVPGVHDALTALLAERAGFRVALLGGNATTASLLGLPDLGFLSADALIAHVRNLSHVLRMPLLVDADTGFGGPLQVHRVVAALEHAGAAAVQIEDQTPAKRCGLLAGGHPLVATEEMVEKVAAACAARRDPDTVIVARTLAYSSGGLEEAIRRGRAYHEAGADAVFAQVPGAVEELREIRRRVPGPLVVNMDETLPASRLNVCDAAAEGFKLALFPGAVRYTLVKTVGNVFASLHAEGTTQSHRGQMASLDEYHQVLRMDEFLKLERTLAKP comes from the coding sequence ATGAGTACCGCCGCACGGCTTCGGGAGGCAATGGCCGAGGACGGCTGCCTGAGCGTTCCCGGCGTTCACGACGCCTTGACCGCGCTGCTCGCGGAACGCGCGGGCTTCCGGGTGGCGCTGCTGGGCGGCAACGCCACCACCGCCAGCCTGCTCGGCCTTCCCGACCTCGGGTTCCTCTCCGCCGACGCGCTCATCGCGCACGTGCGCAACCTGAGCCACGTGCTGCGCATGCCGCTCCTGGTGGACGCGGACACGGGTTTCGGCGGACCGCTCCAGGTGCATCGCGTCGTCGCCGCGCTGGAGCACGCGGGGGCGGCGGCGGTTCAGATCGAGGATCAAACGCCCGCCAAGCGCTGCGGGTTGCTCGCGGGAGGACACCCGCTGGTAGCGACCGAAGAGATGGTGGAGAAGGTCGCGGCGGCGTGCGCGGCGCGGAGGGACCCCGACACGGTCATCGTCGCGCGCACGCTCGCCTATTCTTCGGGCGGGCTTGAGGAAGCCATCCGGCGCGGCCGCGCCTACCACGAGGCCGGCGCCGACGCGGTCTTCGCGCAGGTACCCGGCGCCGTCGAGGAACTGCGCGAGATCCGCCGCCGCGTTCCCGGTCCGCTGGTGGTGAACATGGACGAAACGCTTCCGGCGTCGCGCCTGAACGTATGCGACGCGGCCGCGGAGGGGTTCAAACTGGCGCTGTTCCCCGGAGCGGTCCGGTATACACTGGTGAAGACCGTTGGGAACGTCTTCGCTTCGTTGCACGCGGAAGGCACGACCCAAAGCCACCGCGGACAAATGGCCTCCCTGGACGAGTATCACCAAGTGCTGCGGATGGACGAGTTTCTCAAGTTGGAACGCACGCTTGCGAAGCCATGA